One part of the Chlamydiota bacterium genome encodes these proteins:
- the amaP gene encoding alkaline shock response membrane anchor protein AmaP, translating into MRFVRSAILVVFTAAALSFGAILLWAFFADAGLAPMPFDPAETVAALFQTPWNWRAGLVFLAAGAAVILLKMREMRREQCIAFDNPSGEVAISMDAVEEFIRRVGAGFNGVKSLVPRIHAEAEGIGIAVRMDVWSGVNIPRLIEDMQNAIKNKVQDSLGVNVSGVSVSVGRILGDAAETVEADDTLD; encoded by the coding sequence ATGAGATTCGTCCGATCCGCGATACTGGTCGTCTTCACCGCCGCCGCGCTCTCGTTCGGCGCGATCCTGCTCTGGGCGTTTTTCGCCGACGCGGGCCTCGCCCCGATGCCGTTCGACCCGGCGGAGACCGTCGCGGCCCTCTTCCAGACGCCCTGGAACTGGCGCGCGGGGCTCGTCTTCCTGGCGGCGGGGGCGGCGGTCATCCTGCTGAAGATGCGCGAGATGCGCCGGGAGCAGTGCATCGCCTTCGACAACCCCAGCGGCGAGGTGGCGATCTCGATGGACGCGGTCGAGGAGTTCATCCGACGCGTCGGCGCGGGGTTCAACGGCGTCAAGAGCCTCGTGCCGAGGATCCACGCCGAGGCGGAGGGGATCGGCATCGCCGTGCGGATGGACGTCTGGTCGGGGGTCAACATACCCCGGCTGATCGAGGATATGCAGAACGCCATCAAGAACAAGGTCCAGGATTCGCTCGGGGTCAACGTGAGCGGGGTGAGCGTCAGCGTCGGCAGGATACTCGGCGACGCGGCCGAGACGGTCGAGGCCGACGACACGCTGGACTGA
- the accC gene encoding acetyl-CoA carboxylase biotin carboxylase subunit gives MFQKILVANRGEIALRVIRACKELGVRTVAVYSDVDVNSLHVRMADEAICIGPASSAKSYLNIAAIISAAEIADVEAIHPGYGFLAENPHFAEICESCGIRFIGPKPENIRLMGDKVQALRAARAAGIAILPGSERALTDRDEALKVARRIGYPVMIKAVAGGGGRGLRLAHNDVSLVNAFLTAQTEAEAAFGNPGVYIEKRLDQPRHVEVQILADARGTVVHLNERDCSIQRRHQKLIEESPSPRLSPKLRARMGRAAARLAESIGYVNAGTVEFLLDRNDAYYFLEMNTRIQVEHPVTEIVAQVDIVKEQLRIATGDPLRISQGEVKVHGHAIECRINAEDWERDFAPCPGRVTAYRAPGGPGVRVDSHVCAGYEIPSQYDSMVAKLICVGHTRESAIARMLRALDEYQIEGVKTTIPCHRFIMSDPRFRKGRYYTDFVDELMEIQRKKRG, from the coding sequence ATGTTCCAGAAGATCCTGGTGGCCAACCGCGGGGAGATCGCCCTGCGCGTCATCCGCGCCTGCAAGGAGCTGGGGGTGCGCACCGTCGCGGTCTACTCCGACGTCGACGTCAACTCCCTGCACGTCCGGATGGCCGACGAGGCGATCTGCATCGGCCCGGCTTCCAGCGCCAAGAGCTACCTCAACATCGCCGCGATCATCAGCGCGGCGGAGATCGCCGACGTGGAGGCGATCCACCCCGGCTACGGTTTTCTCGCGGAGAACCCGCACTTCGCCGAGATCTGCGAGAGCTGCGGCATCCGGTTCATCGGCCCAAAGCCGGAGAATATCCGCCTGATGGGCGACAAGGTGCAGGCGCTGCGCGCCGCGCGGGCGGCGGGGATCGCGATCCTCCCCGGGAGCGAGAGGGCGTTGACCGACCGCGACGAGGCGCTCAAGGTGGCCAGGCGCATCGGCTACCCGGTGATGATCAAGGCGGTGGCCGGCGGCGGGGGGAGGGGGCTGCGGCTCGCCCACAACGATGTGAGTCTGGTCAACGCGTTCTTGACCGCCCAGACCGAGGCGGAGGCCGCCTTCGGGAATCCCGGGGTCTACATCGAGAAGCGCCTCGATCAGCCGCGCCACGTGGAGGTCCAGATCCTCGCCGACGCGCGGGGAACCGTGGTCCACCTGAACGAGCGCGACTGCAGCATCCAGCGGCGGCACCAGAAGCTGATCGAGGAGTCCCCCTCGCCGCGCCTCTCCCCGAAGCTCCGGGCGCGGATGGGGCGGGCCGCGGCGCGCCTGGCCGAGTCGATCGGCTACGTGAACGCCGGGACGGTGGAGTTTCTGCTCGATCGCAACGACGCCTACTATTTCCTCGAGATGAACACCCGCATCCAGGTCGAGCACCCGGTCACCGAGATCGTGGCGCAGGTCGACATCGTCAAGGAGCAGCTCCGCATCGCCACCGGCGATCCGCTGCGGATCTCGCAGGGCGAAGTCAAGGTTCACGGCCACGCCATCGAATGCCGGATCAACGCCGAGGACTGGGAGCGGGACTTCGCCCCGTGCCCGGGGAGGGTGACCGCCTACCGCGCCCCGGGCGGCCCCGGGGTGCGGGTGGACTCGCACGTCTGCGCCGGGTACGAGATCCCGTCGCAGTACGACTCGATGGTCGCGAAGCTGATCTGCGTCGGGCACACGCGCGAGAGCGCGATCGCCAGGATGCTGCGCGCCCTCGACGAGTACCAGATCGAGGGGGTCAAGACCACGATCCCCTGCCACCGCTTCATCATGAGCGACCCGCGCTTCCGCAAGGGGAGGTACTACACCGATTTCGTGGACGAGCTGATGGAGATCCAGCGGAAGAAACGGGGGTAG
- the accB gene encoding acetyl-CoA carboxylase biotin carboxyl carrier protein, which translates to MNIKEIREIVGMMNENEITEFVIEREGIKLAIRKNPGAGAAPAIVQTAIPAAAASPSAAPPAKEEPAGVYIVSPMVGTFYSAASPDSPPFVEVGAEVHEETVVCIIEAMKVMNEIKAERKGRIVEILAENGEAVEFGKQLFRIG; encoded by the coding sequence ATGAATATCAAGGAGATCAGGGAGATCGTGGGGATGATGAACGAGAACGAGATCACCGAGTTCGTGATCGAGCGGGAGGGGATCAAGCTGGCGATCCGGAAAAACCCCGGGGCGGGCGCCGCGCCCGCGATCGTCCAGACGGCGATCCCCGCCGCGGCGGCCTCCCCGTCCGCGGCGCCGCCCGCGAAGGAGGAACCCGCGGGGGTCTACATCGTGTCGCCGATGGTGGGCACCTTCTACTCCGCGGCCTCCCCCGACTCCCCCCCGTTCGTCGAGGTCGGCGCCGAGGTGCACGAGGAGACCGTCGTCTGCATCATCGAGGCGATGAAGGTGATGAACGAGATCAAGGCCGAACGGAAGGGGAGGATAGTCGAAATCCTCGCGGAGAACGGGGAGGCCGTCGAGTTCGGGAAGCAGCTCTTCAGGATCGGGTAG
- a CDS encoding aminopeptidase P family protein, translated as MPTADRLVRLRALMRAEGVASLLVTDLPSIRHLAGFTGSAARLLVTPRRAHLVTDGRYRIQAAREAFRCRVAVAAPGKAFEAVADALRRDGVRTLSFEPDAITYADWRALARACGRRVRLAPAPPLAARLRAVKDRAEIALLRRLARMADAVLAACRPRLRPGMTEGEIAALLERASLDAGAEEAAFRPIVAAGAHAAMPHHRPGAGTARRGAPLLIDFGTRMRGYNSDLTRTFHFGKVTARYEGVYRTVLDAQRAALQAIRPGVRAGDVDRAARDVIAAAGHAACFGHSLGHGIGLEVHEEPRLGPGVATKLEAGMVFTVEPGIYLPGWGGVRIEDMAAVTSTGCVVLTGSARELGDSVL; from the coding sequence ATGCCGACCGCTGACCGGCTCGTTCGGCTTCGGGCGCTGATGCGCGCGGAGGGGGTCGCCTCCCTCCTCGTCACCGACCTCCCCTCCATCCGCCACCTCGCCGGCTTCACGGGGAGCGCCGCGCGGCTCCTCGTCACGCCGCGGCGGGCCCACCTCGTCACCGATGGCCGCTACCGAATCCAGGCCGCCCGCGAGGCATTCCGGTGCCGCGTCGCCGTCGCCGCTCCCGGGAAGGCGTTCGAGGCGGTCGCCGACGCCCTGCGGCGGGACGGCGTGCGCACACTCTCGTTCGAACCCGACGCCATCACCTACGCCGACTGGCGCGCCCTGGCCCGCGCATGCGGGCGCCGCGTCCGCCTCGCGCCGGCCCCGCCGCTCGCCGCGCGGCTCCGCGCGGTCAAGGACCGCGCCGAGATCGCGCTCCTCCGGCGGCTCGCCCGGATGGCCGACGCGGTCCTGGCCGCCTGCCGCCCGCGCCTGAGGCCCGGGATGACGGAAGGCGAGATCGCCGCCCTTCTGGAGCGGGCGTCGCTCGACGCGGGGGCGGAGGAGGCGGCGTTCCGGCCGATCGTCGCCGCGGGGGCGCACGCGGCGATGCCGCACCACCGCCCGGGGGCCGGGACCGCGCGCCGCGGCGCGCCGCTCCTCATCGACTTCGGAACGAGGATGCGCGGGTACAATTCCGACTTGACGCGCACGTTCCATTTCGGTAAAGTCACCGCACGGTATGAGGGGGTCTACCGGACCGTTCTCGATGCGCAACGCGCTGCCCTGCAGGCAATAAGGCCGGGGGTGCGCGCGGGGGACGTGGACCGGGCGGCGCGCGACGTGATCGCCGCGGCGGGCCACGCCGCCTGCTTCGGGCACAGCCTCGGGCACGGGATAGGCCTCGAGGTCCACGAGGAGCCGCGCCTGGGGCCCGGGGTCGCCACGAAACTCGAGGCGGGGATGGTCTTCACCGTCGAGCCGGGGATCTATCTGCCCGGGTGGGGCGGCGTGCGGATCGAGGATATGGCGGCGGTCACCTCGACCGGCTGCGTCGTGCTCACCGGATCCGCCAGGGAACTGGGAGACAGCGTGCTATGA
- a CDS encoding 6-phosphofructokinase, with protein sequence MKKIGILTGGGDCPGLNPVIAGVVRRAMREGFEVAGIRRGWKGMLECDEIPLGIEDVIGIVREGGTILKTSRTNPCASPDLMTKVVENFRKMKLHALVAVGGDDTLGAAKKLFDAGLFTVGIPKTIDNDLSGTDRTFGFDTAVNTAMEACDRLATTAESHERVMVVEIMGRHAGWMALWAGLAGGAAYILIPEAKTDLDDLCRVLRERHETRCDFSIVAVAEGADLGGDMHLQCGEKDAFGHVRLGGIGERLAAEIQKRTGYETRHVVLGHLQRGGRPTALDRFIGLRFGAHAVELVKEGRFGRMVSLQGNTVTSVPLADAVSRLKTVPRELYEEARLFFG encoded by the coding sequence ATGAAGAAGATAGGGATCCTCACCGGCGGGGGCGACTGCCCGGGCCTCAACCCGGTCATCGCGGGCGTCGTGCGCAGGGCGATGCGGGAGGGGTTCGAGGTGGCGGGGATACGCCGCGGCTGGAAGGGGATGCTCGAGTGCGACGAGATCCCGCTCGGGATCGAGGATGTCATCGGCATCGTGCGCGAGGGGGGGACCATCCTCAAGACCTCCCGCACGAACCCGTGCGCCAGCCCCGACCTGATGACGAAGGTCGTGGAGAACTTCCGGAAGATGAAGCTCCACGCCCTGGTCGCCGTCGGCGGGGACGACACGCTGGGGGCGGCGAAGAAGCTCTTCGACGCGGGGCTCTTCACGGTGGGGATCCCCAAGACGATCGACAACGACCTCTCGGGCACGGACCGCACCTTCGGCTTCGACACGGCCGTCAACACGGCGATGGAGGCGTGCGACCGTCTCGCCACGACGGCGGAGTCGCACGAGCGCGTGATGGTCGTCGAGATCATGGGCCGGCACGCGGGCTGGATGGCCCTCTGGGCCGGCCTCGCGGGCGGGGCGGCGTACATCCTCATCCCGGAGGCCAAAACCGACCTCGACGACCTCTGCCGCGTCCTGCGGGAGCGCCACGAGACCCGCTGCGACTTCAGCATCGTGGCCGTGGCGGAGGGGGCGGACCTCGGCGGCGACATGCATCTCCAGTGCGGCGAGAAGGACGCGTTCGGGCACGTTCGCCTCGGCGGCATCGGGGAACGGCTCGCCGCGGAGATCCAGAAGCGGACCGGCTACGAGACGCGGCACGTCGTCCTCGGACACCTCCAACGGGGCGGGAGGCCGACGGCGCTCGACCGGTTCATCGGCCTCCGGTTCGGGGCGCACGCGGTCGAGCTGGTCAAGGAGGGGCGGTTCGGCAGGATGGTCAGCCTCCAGGGGAACACGGTGACCTCCGTCCCCCTGGCGGACGCCGTGTCGAGATTGAAGACGGTGCCGCGGGAGCTCTATGAAGAAGCGCGCCTTTTCTTTGGCTAG
- the rfaE2 gene encoding D-glycero-beta-D-manno-heptose 1-phosphate adenylyltransferase, with product MKTKIRSRRGMRAEARRLKAAGRKIVFTNGCFDLLHLGHARYLEKARALGDVLIVGLNSDRSVRRLKGAGRPLVPEADRAEMLAALEAVDYVTIFGEETPAALVAEIRPDVIVKGGDYRPEEVAGAETVAASGGRVAIVPLVEGRSTTGLIARAARLRTPGKKPVR from the coding sequence ATGAAGACGAAGATCCGATCGAGGCGCGGGATGCGGGCCGAGGCGCGCCGCCTGAAGGCGGCGGGGAGGAAGATCGTCTTCACGAACGGCTGTTTCGACCTTTTGCACCTCGGCCACGCCCGTTACCTGGAAAAGGCCCGGGCGCTCGGCGATGTCCTTATCGTGGGCCTCAACAGCGACCGTTCCGTCCGGAGGCTCAAAGGGGCGGGGAGGCCGCTGGTGCCCGAGGCGGACAGGGCGGAGATGCTCGCCGCGCTCGAGGCGGTGGACTACGTGACGATCTTCGGCGAGGAGACCCCCGCGGCGCTCGTCGCGGAGATCCGGCCCGACGTCATCGTCAAGGGCGGGGACTACCGGCCGGAGGAGGTGGCGGGGGCCGAAACGGTCGCCGCGTCGGGCGGGAGGGTGGCCATCGTCCCGCTGGTGGAGGGGCGCTCCACCACCGGCCTCATCGCGAGGGCCGCGCGCCTCCGCACCCCGGGGAAGAAGCCGGTTCGATGA
- a CDS encoding SIS domain-containing protein yields the protein MRARVEAELGESAALLLRLSKEESGALCRMAGAVADRLREGRALLVCGNGGSAADAQHLAGELVGRFMLERAPLRCLALSSDIAVITAVGNDYGFAHVFARQVAAHGREGDVLLLLSTSGVSPNLLEAAREARRRGMCVLALSGRDGGPLAREADLCITVPSRSSPRIQEAHAALGHILCGLVEQELFGS from the coding sequence ATGCGGGCCCGTGTCGAGGCGGAGCTCGGCGAGTCGGCCGCCCTCCTGCTGCGCCTCTCGAAGGAGGAGAGCGGCGCGCTCTGCCGGATGGCGGGGGCCGTCGCGGACCGTCTCCGGGAGGGGAGGGCGCTCCTCGTCTGCGGCAACGGCGGGAGCGCCGCGGACGCCCAGCACCTCGCCGGGGAGCTCGTCGGGCGGTTCATGCTCGAGCGCGCGCCGCTGCGCTGCCTCGCCCTCTCCTCCGACATCGCGGTCATCACCGCCGTCGGGAACGACTACGGCTTCGCGCACGTCTTCGCGCGGCAGGTCGCCGCGCACGGGCGGGAGGGGGACGTCCTGCTCCTCCTCTCGACGAGCGGGGTCTCGCCGAACCTCCTCGAGGCGGCGCGCGAGGCGCGGCGGAGGGGGATGTGCGTCCTGGCCCTGAGCGGGAGGGACGGGGGGCCGCTCGCCCGGGAGGCGGATCTGTGCATCACGGTCCCCTCGCGTAGTTCTCCGCGCATCCAGGAAGCCCACGCCGCGCTCGGCCACATCCTCTGCGGCCTCGTCGAGCAGGAGCTTTTCGGGAGCTGA
- the thiE gene encoding thiamine phosphate synthase, giving the protein MRRRPRSLPPRGAHGPADQNARRPRNGLYLVLDRDLLGGRDAAALLESLLAAGVEWVQYRDKRSADREVAAELGRLGPLCRAAGAKLIVNDRAALAAAACVDGVHLGASDMPVVDARRTLGPGKLIGGSVDTVGEALRAAAAGADYLGAGAVFPTATKKDAAVLGLDGLARICRAAKIPVVAIGGIDRTRVAAALAAGASGIAVASAVLRAGDPAAEARLLIEEIGRARRAGGR; this is encoded by the coding sequence ATGAGACGGCGACCGCGCTCCCTCCCGCCCCGCGGGGCGCACGGTCCGGCGGACCAGAACGCGCGCCGCCCCCGCAACGGCCTCTACCTCGTCCTCGACCGCGATCTCCTCGGCGGCCGCGACGCGGCGGCGCTGCTCGAATCGCTCCTCGCCGCGGGCGTCGAGTGGGTCCAGTACCGCGACAAGCGCTCGGCGGACCGGGAGGTCGCCGCCGAACTGGGGCGGCTGGGGCCCCTCTGCCGCGCGGCGGGGGCGAAACTCATCGTGAACGACCGCGCGGCCCTCGCCGCCGCCGCCTGCGTGGACGGGGTGCATCTGGGCGCGTCGGATATGCCGGTCGTTGATGCGCGGCGGACCCTCGGGCCGGGGAAGCTGATCGGCGGGAGCGTCGACACGGTCGGGGAGGCGCTGCGCGCCGCGGCCGCGGGGGCCGATTATCTGGGCGCGGGGGCGGTCTTTCCGACCGCCACGAAAAAGGACGCGGCGGTCCTGGGTCTGGACGGCCTCGCAAGGATATGCCGGGCGGCGAAGATCCCCGTCGTGGCGATCGGCGGGATCGACCGGACCCGGGTCGCGGCGGCGCTCGCGGCGGGCGCGTCCGGAATCGCCGTCGCCTCCGCGGTGCTGCGCGCCGGCGATCCCGCCGCCGAGGCGCGGCTGCTCATCGAGGAGATCGGGAGGGCGCGGCGGGCGGGGGGGCGATGA